The following nucleotide sequence is from Borrelia sp. A-FGy1.
TATTTTGGCCCAATGGGATGCAGAACTGGATTTTACCTAATCCTTTTAGGAGATTATGAAAGTAAAGATCTTATTAGCTTAATATCTTGGCTTTTCATTGAGATAACAAATTTTCAAGGACACCTTACAGAAGTAGGTGCAACTGAAAATGAATGCGGGAATTATCAAGATCACAATATTGACATGGCAAAATATGAATCTAAGCAATATTTAAAAATACTAACAAATATCAATAAAGAAAATTTAATATATCCATCATAATGTTTACCGCAGACCATAAAAATAAAAAGTATATTATAAGAATTAACAAACGACACATTATACTAATAAATAAAATCTAAAGGTACTCTATGCGTTGGTTCAAAAAGAAAAGATCTATTATAAAAGATCGGGAAATTATATATTCTAAGAAATAAAACCAAAATTAATTCTTGTACCTATATCAAATCCTATAATCACAGGGTTCTCACTTACTATATAGTCTAAAAATGTAAGTTAACTCTGAAAATCCATGCATACTATCTTAAAACCGAAAAATATTCAAACTAAATATCGCTATATCAGGAACAAATAAATAATTAAGATAAACTCTAATTGATACTGAAAGATCATGAAGCTCAAAATTACCAGAAGATCTTATTTGCTCTTTTATGTCATGAACTCATATCAACATAAACACGAATTCACTAACATAAGATGCATATTTAGATTTTTATCAAAATAAAAATCTAAATAAAAAGAAACTTTTCCACCAAAAGCTATATTCTTTGAAATAACAAGACCGGAATCAAAAACCAAAAAAAGAAAAAATTATCAACACACACCCTAACATCACAATAAATATTAGTACCTCTGAAGGGAAAAGCACAAAGTTTAAACATAATCAGCATAAAAGCAACTAATGCATAAAAAAATTTAATTATATCTCAATGCCTTCTTTTAAAATTAAAAATTTCGCATTATTTTTTCAGACAAATCCAAAAAATCATCTTCTAAGAGATTAAAATTAGAACCTCTGCTAAAACCAAAATTATCGCCCTCAAATCTTGGAATTACATGAAAATGAGTATGAAAAATAATTTGTCCAGCTTCACGCCCAATTGAAGTATAAATATTCACTCCATCACAAATACATGAGCTCAACTTTTTTAAAGAAAGAGCTATTTTTTTACACACTCTCAATATTTGACCATTAAGATCATCACTCATAACTAAAGCATCATTGCTATGTTGCTTAGGCATAACAAGAGTATGGCCAATATTTAAAGGATTAATATCAAGAAAAGCAAGCACCAAATCATCCTCATAAACCTTATAACAAGGCATTTCACCTCTTACTATTTTACAAAAAATGCAATCCCTCAAAACTCCTCCAATCTAAAATATTAAAAATATAACTAAATCTTAAAAATAATTATAGAGTACTAACCTAGCTATATTAAAATAAGCAATTAAGGTAATAACATCAGCAATAGTAGTAATTAAAGGGCCCGCCATTAAAGCTGGATCAATTCTCAAAATCTTAGCAAAAATAGGCAAAAGACCTCCCAATACTTTTGCCACCATTAAACCTATCATCAAACATGAAGATACAACAAAAGCTATTCTAAACCTTTCACAATTTTCAGGAATCACAAAAAATACAACTCTCAAAAAGTTAATGCTAGCAAGAATTAAACCAACTAAAATACTAACACATACTTCTTTAAATAAAACACGAAAAAAATCTTTTACTTTAAGAGTTCCAAGAGCAAGTTCACGAATAATTAATGCAGAAGCTTGCGAGCCTGCATTTCCTGATGTGTCCATCAAGAGTGGTATAAAGCTAGTTAAGATAACTAAAGATAAAATCAAATTCTGATAACTTGTAATTATAGTGGCTGTTAAAGTGGAAGATATCATAAGAATCAAGAGCCAAATTATTCTATTTTTTGTCATGTCAAAAATAGAAGTATCAAGATAAGATTTACCTAAAGGAGTAACTGCAGCCATTATATGAAAATCTTCAGTATTTAAACACTGAATAACATCAAGAATATCATCAATAACGATGATTCCTATCATCCTTCCTTCATTGTCAACAACAGGAACACTTAAAATATCATGATTCTGGAAAAGAAGAGCAACCTCTTCCTTCTCATCACTAACTTTTACAATATAAAATCCACTAGTTCTCATTATTGAAGAAATAACAACATCATCTTTAGATAGCATCAAATCTTCAATTTTAACAACACCCTTCAATCTCTTCTCTTCATCTGTAATATAGTAAGTGTATACATCTTCTTTAGTCTTTGCCACTTTTCTAATATAGTCAAGGGCCTCCCTAACAGAAAAATAATCTTTAAGTTCAATATATTCTATTGTTACAATTGAACCAACAGAATCGTTACTGTAAGATAAAAATTTATTAATAATTTCTCTATTTTCCTCAGTAGAACTTGCTAAAAATCTTTGTACAACATTTGCAGGGACTTCCTCTAAAAGATCAATAACATCGTCAAGGTTTAATTCATCTATCATTTCACTTATTTCTTTGTTTGTAAAAGAATTAGCTAATTTATTTTTTGTAAATTGATCAAAATTAGAAAAAGCCTCAACCGCAACCTTCTTGGGGAGAAACCTATAAAGCAAAATTAAATCAGAACCATTGAGTCTTTTCATAGTTTCGCTAATATCAAAAGCATCATACTTTAAAAGTTCTTCCTTTATTTCAGAATATCTTTTCTCTTTAAGTAAGGTTTTTAAAAATACAATATCTATCATATTAAGCCCCCCCCCAAGATTTTAACTCTCAATAAATAATAAAAATAAACTTATTAAAACTATAACTTATCTAAAAGCATAGAGCATCTACCTGAAGGTATAGGTAGTGTCTTTTCTTTTTTATTTAATATATTTATTGTAAAGTAGTAAAGTTTTTCAGATTCCATTTTTATCTCCCATCCTCTCTTTCCCTTATTGCAAATAATTGTGGTCTGATTTTTCCTAAGAGATAAACACTCTATTCCCATAACTTCAAGAGCTGGAATATTCCAATAAACTGTTTTATCTGGCAAACTAATTGTAAGGCCAATAATATTTTCTATCATCAAACTAATACTAAAGAGAGCAAGATAACAAATAGTATCTTTTTTGGGAAGAATCTTATTCTCAACATCAAAATAAGCCGGGCCTTCTTTCATTGGTTTGTAAGCTTCCCAAACATGTCCCTTAATCTTACTATCAGGCAAGAGGGTGTCTAATACATAATACAAATGTCTTATTGTAAATTCTCTTGCAATATTTGCACGCCTACAATACTCAAGTCCCTTAATAATAAAAAAATTCATATAAGTATAAACAGAACCATAATAACCATTTCCATCTAAATTAAATTTAGAATCATCAACAGAAAGAGTAGGAAAAGGGTTTGGAGTTCCGAAGTGTTTATCGCTTTTTAAATAGAAAACCATTCTTTCTATTCTATCTTCACTTGGTATTTCAGAAAGCATAGGCAAAAATCCTACTATTGTTTTACATCTAATAATGTTCTCATGAATGTCAAGGTCATAATAAAATCCATCACTTTCATCCCACATCAAAGAATTAATCTTAGCCTTAAGAGAAAAAAACCTTTTCTTATACTCAAGTGACAAATTTTTATCATTTAATATATCTGCCAATTTTGAAATACAATATGCACTATGCACCTGCAATGAATTAAAATCAATTGGATAATAGGCATCTTCTCTGGGAGAATTCTTATAAAAAATTTTATTTACATCAATTGAATAAAGTCCATTACCTTTTAAAAATTTTTTCTCTATCCATCTATAATATTTGTCAAGAATTGGCAAAACATCAGAAATCCGCCTCTTATTGCCTGTTTTATGATATAAATTATACTCAGCCCAAGCAAAAATCGGCAATCCAATCCCATCATCATTGCCTTCAACATAAATAGCCTTATTATTATTGTCATAACGAGACCTAATTGCACCGGATTCTTCTTGAAGTTGGTAAAATTTATCAATAGTAGATGTAGGAGAATATTCTCCGTTACTGTAAACAAGAAAAAAACTTGAAAGACAAGCCTGAACTTGATCTATAAATTCAAGATTTTCAGAATAATAATTTTTCCCTTTTTTGCCCTTCTCTAAAGTTTGAGGAAAAACAATTTTATCCTGTATCCAGGACAGACTCTTATTATAAATATCAATAAAATCTTGATCATAATAGTATATTTTTGGAAATATTCTCTTATTCAATACTCAAACCTCTGAAAACAAATATAAATAAACTTCTACTTATTATATCATTATTATATTAATAAAATAGGAGTTAAACCTAAAATTTTTAGCGCATATCTATTCTTTATATAAATACAAATCTTTCAACAAAATAAAATAAAATTTAACAGCCTGATAACACAAAAAATAAAAGCTTAGGAATAATTCCTAAGCCTTAGCTAATATTAAAACAAAATTATATAAGAAACAACTATTCATCTACTAAAGAAATTCAATAAGAAAATCTTTATATTCCTTTTCATTACTTGGAACAATAATTTCCCCATTAATTATTTTATCAGAAATATCATCTAACTCTTGTTCTAATTTAAAAGGAATCATTTTAGGGTTTTTAACAAAACTCACAAACCCTTCTTTAAGGCCATAACTTAACACTCTACCCCCCTCAAAAGTATTTGTCTTCAAATAATGAGCAGTCAAAATATGCACAACCTGTCCAATATCTTTAATTGAAGATGTAATAATATTATCAGGGGCGAGAAACGACTGGTCTTGATCAACTCCAATAATATAATATCCTTCTCCCATTTCTTTTGCTACCTCAATTGCTCCCAACCCGCCTAAACCTGCAGCATGATAAATAACATCAATCCCATCACTATACATCTTACTTGCCATTGAGCGTCCAGTTTTAGTATCAGAAAAACTTCCAATATATCCACTTCGTATATTAATATCTTTATTTGCATATTTAGCACCAGCTTCATATCCATATCTAAATGAATTAACTATTAATCCATCAATTCCACCTAAAAAGCCTATCTTTCTAGTCTTAGATGTTTTAGCTGCAATATATCCTACCAAAAAAGCCGCCTCTTCGGTTCTAAAAGTTATGGCTGCTAAATTCTTGGGCAACACTACATCATCCTCATAAGCAGGATCAATGATTGCATACCTTACCTCCGGATTTTCCAAAGCTACACCAATAGAAACATTACTAAGTTTATATCCAATTAACCAAATAAAATTTGAACCATTATCCTTTAACGCTTCGATATCAGCTAAATAAGAATTTGAAGTAGACTCCTTAAGCACAACCTCCATATCAAAATCTTCTCCTAACTTCTT
It contains:
- a CDS encoding S-ribosylhomocysteine lyase, coding for MNKIPSFTVDHTKLNPGIYVSRKDVFSNITFTTVDIRMKAPNREPVINNAEMHTIEHIGAMLIRNHKEWKDKTLYFGPMGCRTGFYLILLGDYESKDLISLISWLFIEITNFQGHLTEVGATENECGNYQDHNIDMAKYESKQYLKILTNINKENLIYPS
- a CDS encoding BMP family protein, which produces MMGGLFLILFTFFLSCSNSNNVGVFSKISMLIDGHFDDKSFNESAWRGAKKLGEDFDMEVVLKESTSNSYLADIEALKDNGSNFIWLIGYKLSNVSIGVALENPEVRYAIIDPAYEDDVVLPKNLAAITFRTEEAAFLVGYIAAKTSKTRKIGFLGGIDGLIVNSFRYGYEAGAKYANKDINIRSGYIGSFSDTKTGRSMASKMYSDGIDVIYHAAGLGGLGAIEVAKEMGEGYYIIGVDQDQSFLAPDNIITSSIKDIGQVVHILTAHYLKTNTFEGGRVLSYGLKEGFVSFVKNPKMIPFKLEQELDDISDKIINGEIIVPSNEKEYKDFLIEFL
- a CDS encoding trehalase family glycosidase, translated to MNKRIFPKIYYYDQDFIDIYNKSLSWIQDKIVFPQTLEKGKKGKNYYSENLEFIDQVQACLSSFFLVYSNGEYSPTSTIDKFYQLQEESGAIRSRYDNNNKAIYVEGNDDGIGLPIFAWAEYNLYHKTGNKRRISDVLPILDKYYRWIEKKFLKGNGLYSIDVNKIFYKNSPREDAYYPIDFNSLQVHSAYCISKLADILNDKNLSLEYKKRFFSLKAKINSLMWDESDGFYYDLDIHENIIRCKTIVGFLPMLSEIPSEDRIERMVFYLKSDKHFGTPNPFPTLSVDDSKFNLDGNGYYGSVYTYMNFFIIKGLEYCRRANIAREFTIRHLYYVLDTLLPDSKIKGHVWEAYKPMKEGPAYFDVENKILPKKDTICYLALFSISLMIENIIGLTISLPDKTVYWNIPALEVMGIECLSLRKNQTTIICNKGKRGWEIKMESEKLYYFTINILNKKEKTLPIPSGRCSMLLDKL
- the mgtE gene encoding magnesium transporter; the protein is MIDIVFLKTLLKEKRYSEIKEELLKYDAFDISETMKRLNGSDLILLYRFLPKKVAVEAFSNFDQFTKNKLANSFTNKEISEMIDELNLDDVIDLLEEVPANVVQRFLASSTEENREIINKFLSYSNDSVGSIVTIEYIELKDYFSVREALDYIRKVAKTKEDVYTYYITDEEKRLKGVVKIEDLMLSKDDVVISSIMRTSGFYIVKVSDEKEEVALLFQNHDILSVPVVDNEGRMIGIIVIDDILDVIQCLNTEDFHIMAAVTPLGKSYLDTSIFDMTKNRIIWLLILMISSTLTATIITSYQNLILSLVILTSFIPLLMDTSGNAGSQASALIIRELALGTLKVKDFFRVLFKEVCVSILVGLILASINFLRVVFFVIPENCERFRIAFVVSSCLMIGLMVAKVLGGLLPIFAKILRIDPALMAGPLITTIADVITLIAYFNIARLVLYNYF
- a CDS encoding HIT family protein codes for the protein MRDCIFCKIVRGEMPCYKVYEDDLVLAFLDINPLNIGHTLVMPKQHSNDALVMSDDLNGQILRVCKKIALSLKKLSSCICDGVNIYTSIGREAGQIIFHTHFHVIPRFEGDNFGFSRGSNFNLLEDDFLDLSEKIMRNF